From a region of the Nitrospirota bacterium genome:
- a CDS encoding TlpA disulfide reductase family protein yields MRRTNFVFNSSLSVHRSALLFILIGIFVVLGCEKKNPPPPKLGDLAPPFILKDLDGKKVSLDDFKGKVVLIDFWATWCPPCKESVPDLNSLYEKYKNNGVVILGLSVDAGGPNIVKAFKEAYKMSYPILMADESITRKYGVRGIPSLFILNKDGRIQQNFVGFSPGMTAMIEKKIKELL; encoded by the coding sequence ATGCGTAGAACCAATTTCGTTTTTAATTCATCGTTGTCCGTTCACCGTTCAGCTCTCTTATTTATACTCATCGGGATATTCGTAGTTCTTGGATGTGAAAAGAAAAACCCACCCCCACCAAAGCTCGGAGATTTAGCACCTCCATTTATACTTAAAGACCTTGACGGAAAGAAGGTCAGCCTCGATGATTTCAAAGGGAAGGTTGTGTTGATAGATTTCTGGGCGACATGGTGTCCACCATGTAAGGAATCTGTCCCTGACTTAAATAGCCTTTATGAAAAATATAAAAACAATGGTGTTGTAATCCTCGGTCTTTCTGTAGATGCGGGAGGCCCTAACATAGTAAAGGCATTCAAGGAGGCTTATAAAATGTCCTATCCCATTCTCATGGCTGATGAATCTATCACAAGGAAATACGGAGTCAGGGGAATACCTTCTCTCTTTATACTCAATAAGGATGGAAGGATACAGCAGAATTTTGTCGGATTTAGCCCTGGGAT
- the trxA gene encoding thioredoxin — MGDLTVKVETSSWEKEVLNSDILVMVDFWANWCGPCRMIAPIVEEIATEYSGRLKVAKVNTDESPELASRYKIMGIPALLFFKDGKAVDQVIGAVPKSQLKSKIDSLLNKTDA, encoded by the coding sequence ATGGGAGATTTAACTGTTAAAGTAGAAACCAGTTCATGGGAAAAGGAGGTGCTTAATTCAGATATTTTAGTTATGGTAGATTTCTGGGCTAACTGGTGCGGACCATGCCGTATGATAGCTCCAATTGTCGAAGAGATCGCAACAGAGTACAGTGGAAGATTGAAGGTCGCAAAGGTTAACACAGATGAAAGTCCTGAACTTGCAAGCAGATATAAGATAATGGGAATTCCTGCACTGCTCTTTTTTAAGGATGGTAAGGCAGTAGATCAGGTTATAGGGGCTGTTCCGAAAAGTCAACTTAAGTCAAAAATAGACTCCTTACTCAATAAAACAGATGCGTAG